One window of Dermacentor albipictus isolate Rhodes 1998 colony chromosome 9, USDA_Dalb.pri_finalv2, whole genome shotgun sequence genomic DNA carries:
- the LOC135916167 gene encoding uncharacterized protein, whose product MVYQSPIYARGRQYRAHRCHWEKVYVYDDTLWVDRHLILRHHRMRRSLLFLLTTVIVVVPFMLGCLLYRIRGLDDVNHLFGFGKPVESTNAYNDRAGRAVTPHAQWVEHGHRWQTPQRGLRLFSAHYRHELRSSSKPMIRVIALATTEFLETCLVQARVVYRDYPNSFPTEPIVCRRLSRSLEQTGPNASLLHGVVLELATGQPDDRVPVALSIQTSQDPRSVVWIAVNTSFVEPLRDRDSVAVCLRLDGASSEHVTDLAGWYRYRGARQVTVYGVATRTASADFKAPSFRGEFVSWYDPEMLVGVSDATAMSLMLRDCALRSSATSKCVAFLGADERLVVEPHGSRAKCCLRDPRLLRTCENSWTVLVERRGGNELFPAGGSSCEESIGVKNIPSANAPTPHRPSPTALYRRCVNGTMWEAVLFRVDDGLLDGTAVDENWSLLAPSIAVLRSFTAARPDDRRNNSKVREASAWL is encoded by the exons ATGGTGTACCAGAGCCCGATTTACGCCAGGGGCCGACAATACCGGGCCCATCGTTGTCACTGGGAGAAGGTGTACGTTTACGACGACACGCTTTGGGTGGACCGGCACCTCATCCTCAGGCACCACAGG ATGCGTCGGAGCCTGCTGTTCCTGCTAACGACGGTCATTGTCGTGGTGCCGTTCATGCTGGGATGCTTGCTCTACCGAATAAGGGGCTTGGATGACGTGAACCACCTCTTCGGCTTCGGCAAACCCGTGGAGTCCACCAACGCCTACAACGACCGCGCCGGCAGGGCAGTGACCCCGCATGCGCAGTGGGTGGAGCACGGACACCGGTGGCAGACTCCGCAACGCGGTCTCCGTCTGTTCTCGGCCCACTACCGCCACGAGCTcag GTCCTCGTCGAAGCCCATGATACGAGTCATTGCGCTTGCGACTACGGAATTCCTGGAAACCTGCCTAGTGCAAGCTCGCGTTGTCTACAGGGACTACCCGAACTCCTTTCCTACCGAACCTATCGTGTGCAGACGGCTGTCCCGATCGTTGGAACAAACAGGACCCAACGCCTCTCTGCTGCACGGCGTGGTTCTCGAGTTAGCCACGGGTCAACCCGACGACCGCGTGCCGGTTGCCTTGTCAATCCAAACGAGTCAAGACCCCCGATCCGTCGTGTGGATCGCCGTGAACACGTCGTTCGTGGAGCCCCTCCGCGACAGGGATTCTGTGGCCGTCTGCCTGCGCCTCGACGGCGCGAGCTCTGAACACGTGACCGATTTGGCTGGGTGGTACCGGTACCGAGGAGCGCGACAGGTCACTGTTTACGGCGTCGCCACCAGAACAGCAAGCGCCGACTTCAAGGCGCCTTCATTCAGGGGAGAGTTCGTGTCCTGGTACGACCCCGAGATGCTCGTCGGAGTCTCGGACGCGACAGCTATGTCGCTGATGCTCCGCGACTGCGCGCTGCGCTCTTCGGCGACGTCCAAGTGCGTGGCGTTTCTGGGCGCCGACGAGAGGCTGGTGGTCGAGCCTCACGGCTCGCGGGCCAAGTGCTGCTTGCGGGACCCGCGTCTACTGCGGACGTGCGAGAACTCCTGGACGGTGCTTGTCGAACGCCGCGGCGGCAACGAGCTCTTTCCAGCTGGCGGCTCTTCTTGCGAAGAATCTATTGGCGTCAAGAACATCCCTTCCGCCAACGCGCCGACCCCGCACCGTCCTTCGCCAACGGCACTTTATCGGCGCTGTGTCAACGGGACGATGTGGGAGGCTGTCCTCTTTCGTGTGGACGATGGCTTGCTGGATGGGACGGCCGTGGACGAAAATTGGAGCCTTCTCGCGCCGTCCATTGCCGTCTTGCGCTCATTCACGGCCGCCAGACCTGATGACCGGAGAAACAATTCTAAAGTACGAGAGGCTTCTGCGTGGCTTTGA